One genomic window of Entelurus aequoreus isolate RoL-2023_Sb linkage group LG07, RoL_Eaeq_v1.1, whole genome shotgun sequence includes the following:
- the tmem9 gene encoding transmembrane protein 9 gives MLFFRDTSWIYLIASTVIVFLLDAAVVAQAKNFEDVRCKCICPPYRNFTGHIYNRNVSQKDCNCLHVVDPMPVPGHDVEAYCLLCECKYEERSSNTIKVTIIIYLSVVGALLLYMLFLLLVEPLIRKRDVYTQPLHNEEDSEEMRPRVDNSQARGNTVLERVEGAQQRWKKQVQEQRKTVFDRHKMLS, from the exons atgttgtttttcagaGACACATCGTGGATTTATCTTATTGCTTCCACGGTGATCGTGTTTTTGTTGGATGCTGCTGTTGTGGCGCAGGCAAAG AACTTTGAAGACGTCCGCTGCAAGTGCATCTGCCCGCCTTACAGAAACTTCACTGGCCACATATACAACAGAAATGTCTCCCAGAAGGATTG CAACTGCCTCCATGTGGTGGACCCCATGCCCGTACCTGGCCATGATGTGGAAGCTTACTGCTTGCTGTGTGAGTGCAAGTACGAGGAGCGAAGCAGTAACACCATTAAG GTGACGAtcatcatctacctgtctgttgTGGGCGCACTGTTGCTCTACATGCTCTTTCTGCTTCTGGTTGAGCCTCTTATCCGCAAGCGTGACGTCTACACCCAGCCCCTGCACAACGAGGAGGACTCTGAG GAGATGCGTCCACGGGTGGACAACAGCCAGGCCAGAGGAAACACTGTGCTGGAGCGGGTTGAGGGGGCACAGCAGCGTTGGAAGAAGCAGGTCCAGGAACAGCGTAAGACCGTTTTTGACCGCCATAAGATGTTGAGTTAA